A section of the Maylandia zebra isolate NMK-2024a linkage group LG8, Mzebra_GT3a, whole genome shotgun sequence genome encodes:
- the LOC101469983 gene encoding putative phosphatase phospho1: MPSTERNHSPKMTAPLTPAAPQDQRFLVLFDFDETIICESSDDALVRTLPDKELPAWLKNSYREGQYNENTQKILAYMAEQGVSKDSIHSAVEKIPPNQGLMNLFQYLQSHQQDFELVVVSDANMYFIETWLRHAGVRDLFRKIFTNPSSFNAAGQLVLLSFHSHSCPRCPDNMCKQVILREYLAERQKERGGVPFQRVFYIGDGANDACPCLALGPRDTAFPRKDFPMHRLLKEFQQSAKFKTNIEPWVSGKDIVDCLKKIVEEK; the protein is encoded by the exons ATGCCCTCCACCG aAAGAAATCACTCACCAAAGATGACAGCTCCTTTAACGCCTGCCGCACCACAGGATCAACGCTTTTTGGTGTTGTTTGACTTCGACGAGACCATCATTTGCGAAAGCAGCGACGATGCTTTGGTGCGTACTCTGCCAGACAAAgagctccctgcttggctgaAAAACAGTTACAGGGAGGGGCAGTATAATGAAAATACGCAGAAGATTTTGGCCTACATGGCTGAGCAGGGCGTCTCTAAAGACTCCATCCATTCAGCAGTGGAGAAGATCCCACCAAATCAAGGCCTCATGAATCTCTTCCAGTATCTGCAGAGCCACCAGCAGGACTTTGAGCTTGTGGTGGTCTCCGATGCCAACATGTATTTTATTGAAACCTGGCTTAGGCATGCTGGGGTGCGTGACCTTTTCAGAAAGATTTTCACAAACCCATCCAGTTTTAATGCGGCTGGTCAGCTTGTGCTCCTCTCTTTCCACTCGCACTCATGCCCCCGTTGTCCTGATAACATGTGCAAGCAGGTGATCCTTCGGGAGTATTTGGCGGAGCGGCAGAAGGAGCGTGGCGGCGTTCCCTTTCAGAGGGTCTTCTATATTGGAGATGGGGCCAATGACGCCTGCCCTTGTCTGGCTTTGGGGCCCCGGGACACGGCTTTCCCCAGGAAAGACTTTCCAATGCACAGGCTGCTAAAGGAGTTTCAGCAGTCTGCCAAGTTCAAAACAAACATTGAACCTTGGGTCAGTGGCAAAGACATAGTAGACTGCCTGAAGAAAATAGTGGAGGAGAAATGA